The Microbispora sp. ZYX-F-249 genome window below encodes:
- a CDS encoding toll/interleukin-1 receptor domain-containing protein, producing MTENGPTENREKDFFVTYNGKDETWAKWIARTLEDAGYRTTIQAWDFRPGDNFMAEMDKALSGCRHVLGVLSPHYLSSMFTQAEWTAAYRQTLLGKERGFIPVRVAECDVAPLLGPLVYIDLVEVEEAEARDRLLSGVSPSIARTPRVPGFPGGARR from the coding sequence ATGACGGAGAACGGCCCGACCGAAAACAGGGAAAAGGACTTCTTCGTCACCTATAACGGCAAGGACGAAACCTGGGCGAAGTGGATCGCACGCACCCTTGAGGATGCCGGCTACCGCACGACCATCCAGGCCTGGGACTTCCGGCCCGGGGACAACTTCATGGCGGAAATGGACAAGGCGCTGTCCGGCTGCCGCCATGTTCTGGGCGTGCTGTCTCCCCATTACCTGAGCTCCATGTTCACCCAGGCCGAATGGACCGCGGCCTATCGTCAGACGCTGCTCGGCAAAGAACGCGGATTCATACCGGTGCGGGTGGCCGAATGCGACGTCGCCCCGTTACTCGGACCGCTGGTCTACATCGACCTGGTGGAAGTCGAGGAGGCCGAGGCGCGGGACCGGCTCCTGTCCGGGGTCTCCCCCTCGATCGCCCGGACCCCGCGCGTTCCCGGATTCCCGGGCGGCGCACGCCGGTGA
- a CDS encoding MMPL family transporter: protein MERRRNIAATIGGWSARHRWWALLIWVAFVAVATVGGNAVGTTEMRGYESANGDSRQAGQILDGARFPDVAGEVVLVQSRTGTLTVADPAFRRAVEDVKRAVEATGQVEHVRTPYDKEPSPVTQDRRTTLVQFDMKGDGGTAEERIQPVLDAVAGVQGAHPDLRVEEAGAASSEKLIGEAIDADFVRAEQLSLPITIGILLAAFGALLAAVVPVALAMTAIFAATGLLAFTSHLLHVDSATTNVMLLIGLAVGVDYSLFYIMREREERARGRDKKRSIEIAAATSGRAVLISGITVIVAMAGMFLTGNGIFMGFAEGTILVVLTAVVGSLTVLPALLSLIGDKIDARLIHGTARVLTGGRLTWRRILGVRGGESRVWGAILRPVLRHPLISAVLAGGLLAALAIPAFGLKTGTQTIDDLQGDYQIAETFKRIDKAFPGGNEPAVVVVKAADVTTPAFTARIEDFKRQALATGEANEPFAVAVNPDKTVARISIGIKGTGADEVSEHAIRTLREKVVPATLPGAHVTGNTAGSMDFNEQLTSRIPLVFGFVLLLAFVLLLVSFRSVVVAVKAIVLNLLSVAAAYGVLVLVFQKGYGESLLGFHSTGTITNWLPLFLFVILFGLSMDYHVFILSRIREAYDRGMSTEDAVSFGIRSTAAVVTSAALIMVAVFATFATLSLLTFMQLGVGLAAAVLIDATIVRAVLLPATMKLLGDWNWYLPRWLDWLPRLSHGDDEPEEAPEERVPALV, encoded by the coding sequence ATGGAACGCCGCAGGAACATCGCCGCCACCATCGGCGGCTGGAGCGCACGCCATCGGTGGTGGGCGCTGCTCATCTGGGTCGCCTTCGTCGCCGTCGCGACGGTCGGGGGCAACGCCGTGGGCACCACCGAGATGCGCGGCTACGAGTCCGCGAACGGCGACTCGCGCCAGGCCGGGCAGATCCTCGACGGCGCGAGGTTCCCGGACGTGGCCGGCGAGGTGGTGCTGGTCCAGTCGCGTACGGGGACGCTGACGGTGGCGGACCCGGCCTTCCGCCGGGCCGTGGAGGACGTCAAGCGGGCCGTCGAGGCCACCGGCCAGGTCGAGCACGTGCGCACGCCGTACGACAAGGAGCCCTCGCCGGTGACGCAGGACCGGCGGACGACGCTGGTCCAGTTCGACATGAAGGGCGACGGCGGCACGGCGGAGGAACGGATCCAGCCCGTGCTCGACGCGGTGGCCGGGGTGCAGGGGGCACACCCCGACCTGCGCGTGGAGGAGGCGGGCGCCGCCAGCTCCGAGAAGCTGATCGGCGAGGCGATCGACGCGGACTTCGTCCGGGCCGAGCAGCTCTCGCTGCCCATCACGATCGGCATCCTGCTCGCGGCGTTCGGCGCGCTCCTGGCGGCGGTCGTCCCGGTCGCGCTGGCGATGACGGCGATCTTCGCGGCCACCGGCCTGCTGGCCTTCACCAGCCATCTTCTGCACGTCGACTCGGCCACCACCAACGTCATGCTGCTCATCGGCCTGGCCGTCGGCGTCGACTACTCGCTCTTCTACATCATGCGCGAGAGGGAGGAACGGGCGAGGGGCCGCGACAAGAAGCGGTCCATCGAGATCGCCGCGGCCACGTCGGGACGCGCCGTGCTGATCTCCGGCATCACCGTCATCGTGGCCATGGCGGGCATGTTCCTCACCGGCAACGGCATCTTCATGGGCTTCGCCGAGGGCACGATCCTCGTGGTGCTCACGGCCGTCGTGGGTTCGCTGACCGTGCTGCCCGCGCTGCTGTCACTGATCGGCGACAAGATCGACGCCCGGCTGATCCACGGCACGGCGCGCGTCCTCACCGGCGGCCGGCTCACCTGGCGGCGGATCCTCGGGGTGCGCGGCGGTGAGAGCCGCGTGTGGGGCGCGATCCTGCGGCCGGTGTTGCGGCACCCGCTCATCTCCGCCGTCCTCGCGGGCGGGCTGCTCGCCGCCCTGGCCATCCCGGCCTTCGGCCTGAAGACCGGCACCCAGACCATCGACGACCTCCAGGGCGACTACCAGATCGCCGAGACGTTCAAGCGGATCGACAAGGCGTTCCCCGGCGGCAACGAGCCGGCGGTGGTCGTGGTGAAGGCGGCCGACGTGACGACGCCGGCGTTCACCGCCAGGATCGAGGACTTCAAACGGCAGGCGCTGGCCACGGGCGAGGCCAACGAGCCCTTCGCCGTCGCCGTCAACCCGGACAAGACGGTCGCGAGAATCAGCATCGGCATCAAGGGCACCGGCGCGGACGAGGTCTCCGAGCACGCGATCCGCACCCTGCGGGAGAAGGTCGTGCCGGCCACGCTGCCCGGCGCCCACGTCACCGGCAACACGGCCGGCTCGATGGACTTCAACGAGCAGCTCACCAGCCGCATCCCGCTGGTGTTCGGGTTCGTGCTGCTGCTGGCGTTCGTGCTGCTGCTGGTCTCGTTCCGCTCGGTGGTCGTGGCGGTCAAGGCCATCGTGCTGAACCTGCTGTCCGTCGCCGCGGCGTACGGCGTGCTCGTGCTCGTCTTCCAGAAGGGGTACGGCGAGAGCCTGCTGGGATTCCACTCGACGGGCACGATCACCAACTGGCTGCCGCTGTTCCTGTTCGTGATCCTCTTCGGGCTGTCGATGGACTACCACGTCTTCATCCTCAGCCGGATCAGGGAGGCGTACGACAGGGGCATGAGCACCGAGGACGCCGTGTCGTTCGGGATCAGGAGCACCGCGGCCGTGGTGACCAGCGCCGCGCTCATCATGGTGGCGGTGTTCGCCACGTTCGCCACGCTGTCGCTGCTGACGTTCATGCAGCTGGGCGTCGGCCTGGCGGCGGCCGTGCTGATCGACGCGACGATCGTCCGCGCGGTGCTGCTGCCCGCGACGATGAAACTGCTCGGCGACTGGAACTGGTACCTGCCACGATGGCTGGACTGGCTGCCGCGGCTGTCGCACGGCGACGACGAGCCCGAGGAGGCCCCCGAGGAGCGGGTTCCCGCCCTCGTCTGA
- a CDS encoding NUDIX hydrolase — MIPADAFYAGLFKVAAAAAGFITDTSDRVLLVKPGYRDHWGWPGGHVDEGESPEAACRRELAEELGLTRPVGRLLVVQWVPPLDDRPIPLVHFLFDCGTFRDGAGVVLQQEELDDYGFFTADQAASLMPAYLVARLTAAQRARDTGETVYLPAAVAE, encoded by the coding sequence ATGATCCCCGCGGACGCCTTCTACGCGGGGCTGTTCAAGGTGGCCGCCGCGGCGGCCGGTTTCATCACCGATACCTCGGACCGGGTCCTGCTCGTCAAGCCGGGCTACCGCGACCACTGGGGCTGGCCGGGCGGCCACGTCGACGAGGGCGAGTCACCCGAGGCGGCCTGCCGCCGGGAGCTGGCCGAGGAGCTGGGCCTCACCCGGCCGGTGGGCCGTCTGCTCGTGGTCCAGTGGGTGCCGCCGCTGGACGACCGGCCGATCCCGCTGGTCCACTTCCTGTTCGACTGCGGGACGTTCCGGGACGGCGCGGGCGTGGTCCTGCAGCAGGAGGAGCTGGACGACTACGGCTTCTTCACCGCGGACCAGGCCGCCTCCCTCATGCCGGCCTACCTGGTGGCCCGGCTGACGGCCGCCCAGCGGGCCCGCGACACCGGCGAGACCGTCTACCTCCCTGCCGCCGTCGCCGAATAG
- a CDS encoding ATP-binding protein: MRTRGAGGEPAGLPAEVTSFVGRRHELAELKRLLGTSHVVTVVGAGGVGKTRLALRAAEEVRRSFPGGVRLVELAALEDPALLVQAVGEALSVTDYSARPPLDALVERLRDRQTLIVLDTCEHVLAECAKRVDTLVRALPGLRVLATSRQALGIDGERIVELAPLSTPAPDGAAAVPLAESDAVRLFAERAAAVVPEFEVTEENEEVVAEICRRLDGLPLAIEMAVVRLRALSVRQVLERLDDRFRLLTGGSRAALPRQRTLRALFEWSYELCTEQERLMWQRVSVFAGGLDLQAAEHVCAGDGIAREDVLELVAGLVDKSVLLRRESEGVVRYRLLDTVQRFGRELLAASGHEETLHRRHRDYYRKITSRAWAELFGAAQQTWVERLRRDHANLRKALDWSLRQPGEAETGLAMTAELLYHWSGYHLSEGSGWFDRSLAAATEPGEVRAHALWAGAWIALLRDDHATALARLEEATAIAERLGLRVTHGYIAFLSGMAAVCAGDLETGMRRYEEAAAAHRAAGNPIGLALSLNRLALANAFLGRPAARDLAEECMALCDLYGEGWHRAYALLALAIDAWRRGDTRAACEMDNESLRYITAVGDQLGMGMNLEAHAWFAAGEHRYERAARLLGVVRTSWRAAGARLGEFRYMSGCHDDCVAAACEALGERAFQAETARGAALTREEALAYALQERTPAAREPAPFEGRITPLTRRETEIAHLVAEGLSNKDIAGRLVISQRTAEGHIEHILDKLGFKSRAQVAAWIKERLSGRPDGPAADRADGADGPVSEGRTPATRTT, encoded by the coding sequence ATGCGAACGAGGGGTGCCGGAGGGGAACCGGCGGGGCTGCCCGCCGAGGTGACCAGCTTCGTGGGGCGCCGGCACGAGCTGGCCGAGCTCAAACGCCTGCTGGGGACCTCGCACGTGGTCACCGTGGTCGGGGCGGGCGGGGTGGGCAAGACCCGCCTCGCGCTGCGGGCGGCCGAGGAGGTCCGCAGGAGCTTCCCCGGCGGCGTACGGCTGGTCGAGCTGGCCGCGCTCGAAGATCCCGCCCTGCTCGTGCAGGCCGTGGGCGAGGCGCTGTCGGTCACCGACTATTCGGCCCGCCCGCCGCTGGACGCGCTGGTCGAACGCCTGCGGGACCGGCAGACCCTGATCGTGCTGGACACCTGCGAGCACGTCCTGGCCGAGTGCGCGAAGCGCGTGGACACGCTGGTCCGCGCGCTTCCCGGCCTCCGTGTCCTCGCCACGAGCAGGCAGGCGCTCGGCATCGACGGCGAGCGCATCGTCGAGCTCGCGCCGCTGTCGACGCCCGCCCCCGACGGTGCGGCCGCGGTGCCGCTCGCCGAGTCGGACGCGGTCCGCCTGTTCGCCGAGAGGGCCGCGGCGGTGGTGCCCGAGTTCGAGGTGACCGAGGAGAACGAGGAGGTGGTGGCCGAGATCTGCCGCCGCCTGGACGGCCTGCCGCTGGCGATCGAGATGGCCGTCGTACGGCTGCGCGCCCTGTCGGTGCGGCAGGTGCTGGAGCGGCTGGACGACCGGTTCCGGCTGCTGACCGGGGGATCGCGGGCCGCACTGCCCCGGCAGCGTACGCTGCGCGCGCTGTTCGAGTGGAGCTACGAGCTGTGCACCGAGCAGGAACGGCTGATGTGGCAGCGTGTCTCGGTCTTCGCCGGGGGGCTGGACCTGCAGGCCGCCGAGCACGTGTGCGCGGGCGACGGAATCGCGCGCGAGGACGTGCTCGAACTCGTCGCGGGGCTGGTCGACAAGTCGGTGCTGTTGCGGCGGGAGTCCGAGGGAGTGGTGCGTTACCGCCTGCTCGACACCGTCCAGCGGTTCGGGCGTGAGCTGCTCGCCGCGTCCGGGCACGAGGAGACGCTGCACCGGCGGCACCGCGACTACTACCGGAAGATCACCTCACGGGCCTGGGCCGAGCTGTTCGGCGCCGCCCAGCAGACGTGGGTGGAGCGCCTTCGGCGGGACCACGCCAACCTCCGCAAGGCGCTGGACTGGTCGCTGCGCCAGCCCGGGGAGGCGGAGACGGGCCTCGCGATGACCGCGGAGCTGCTCTACCACTGGAGCGGATACCACCTGTCGGAGGGGTCCGGCTGGTTCGACCGGAGCCTGGCCGCAGCGACCGAACCCGGCGAGGTGCGGGCCCACGCGCTGTGGGCGGGCGCCTGGATCGCCCTGCTCCGGGACGACCACGCCACCGCGCTCGCACGGCTGGAGGAGGCCACGGCGATCGCCGAGCGGCTCGGGCTGCGGGTGACGCACGGCTACATCGCGTTCCTGTCCGGCATGGCGGCCGTCTGCGCGGGCGACCTGGAGACCGGCATGCGGCGGTACGAGGAGGCCGCTGCCGCCCACCGCGCCGCCGGCAACCCCATCGGCCTGGCGCTGTCCCTCAACCGGCTCGCCCTGGCCAACGCGTTCCTGGGCCGTCCGGCCGCCCGCGACCTCGCCGAGGAGTGCATGGCCCTGTGCGACCTGTACGGCGAGGGCTGGCACCGGGCGTACGCGCTGCTGGCGCTGGCGATCGACGCCTGGCGCAGGGGCGACACGCGCGCGGCCTGCGAGATGGACAACGAGAGCCTGCGCTACATCACGGCCGTGGGCGACCAGCTCGGCATGGGGATGAACCTGGAGGCCCACGCCTGGTTCGCCGCGGGCGAGCACAGGTACGAACGGGCGGCCCGGCTGCTCGGCGTCGTACGGACCTCCTGGCGGGCCGCCGGCGCGCGGCTGGGGGAGTTCCGCTACATGAGCGGCTGCCACGACGACTGCGTCGCGGCCGCGTGCGAGGCGCTGGGCGAGCGCGCCTTCCAGGCGGAGACGGCCCGGGGCGCGGCGCTGACGCGGGAAGAGGCCCTGGCCTACGCGCTCCAGGAACGGACACCCGCCGCCCGCGAGCCCGCGCCGTTCGAGGGCCGGATCACGCCGCTCACGCGCCGGGAGACGGAGATCGCGCACCTCGTCGCCGAGGGACTGAGCAACAAGGACATCGCCGGACGGCTGGTCATCTCCCAGCGCACCGCTGAGGGCCACATCGAGCACATTCTCGACAAGCTCGGGTTCAAGTCCCGCGCCCAGGTGGCCGCCTGGATCAAGGAGCGGCTGAGCGGGCGGCCCGACGGCCCGGCCGCCGACAGGGCGGACGGCGCGGACGGGCCGGTCAGCGAAGGGCGTACGCCGGCAACTCGAACCACATGA
- a CDS encoding ATP-binding protein: MSLLYCPVRDEPRSLPHGGDAPAAPQRRHSSVRHRWETLRQRVGDLTIRLVDEPDVEAASWRLPAHPASVGRARRLTRERLRAWDLERLSDVTELLVSELVTNVVCHTCCGDLVVRLSAVEGLLRCEVEDCDGVLPEVARPSAGAENGRGLLLLDSLACCWGAERTRRGKIMWFELPAYALR, encoded by the coding sequence ATGAGTCTGCTCTACTGTCCCGTCCGGGACGAACCACGGTCGCTCCCGCACGGCGGCGACGCGCCCGCCGCCCCGCAGCGCCGGCACTCCTCGGTCCGGCACCGGTGGGAGACCCTGCGGCAGCGGGTCGGCGACCTCACGATCCGGCTCGTGGACGAGCCCGACGTGGAGGCGGCCTCCTGGCGGCTGCCCGCCCACCCTGCCTCCGTCGGCCGGGCCCGGCGACTGACCCGCGAGCGCCTGCGCGCGTGGGATCTGGAGAGGCTGTCCGACGTGACGGAGCTGCTGGTGAGCGAGCTGGTCACCAACGTGGTCTGCCACACCTGCTGCGGCGACCTCGTCGTACGGCTGTCGGCCGTCGAGGGGCTGCTGCGCTGCGAGGTCGAGGACTGCGACGGCGTGCTCCCCGAGGTGGCCCGGCCCTCCGCCGGTGCCGAGAACGGCCGCGGACTGCTGCTGCTCGACTCGCTGGCCTGCTGCTGGGGCGCGGAGCGCACCCGCCGGGGCAAGATCATGTGGTTCGAGTTGCCGGCGTACGCCCTTCGCTGA
- a CDS encoding DUF5999 family protein, translating to MCQHHPQCPPADAPDRDAACLIAFHPEQGWGLLCNGVVLFDDSGELMPDGRSIPARASLGCAA from the coding sequence ATGTGCCAGCACCACCCGCAGTGCCCGCCGGCGGACGCGCCCGACCGCGACGCGGCCTGTCTGATCGCCTTCCACCCGGAGCAGGGATGGGGCCTGCTCTGCAACGGCGTGGTGCTCTTCGACGACAGCGGCGAGCTCATGCCGGACGGTCGCAGCATCCCGGCCCGCGCCTCACTGGGATGCGCCGCATGA
- a CDS encoding PPOX class F420-dependent oxidoreductase yields the protein MSPRIATAEKVSREQLLDFVRDRHRAILITARRDGGPQASPVSCGVDAEGRIVVSTYPERAKTRNARRDPRVSVVVLSDDFDGPWVQVDGTAEVLDLPEALEPLVEYYRSISGEHPDWEEYRAAMVRQGKSLVRITPTSWGPVATGGFPPRLA from the coding sequence ATGAGTCCGAGGATCGCGACCGCCGAGAAGGTGTCCCGTGAGCAGTTGCTCGACTTCGTCCGTGATCGCCATCGGGCGATCCTGATCACGGCAAGACGTGACGGCGGCCCCCAGGCGTCCCCCGTGTCGTGTGGCGTCGACGCCGAGGGCCGCATCGTCGTGTCGACCTATCCCGAACGCGCCAAGACCCGCAACGCCCGCCGCGACCCGCGGGTGAGCGTGGTCGTGCTGTCCGACGACTTCGACGGGCCGTGGGTGCAGGTGGACGGCACCGCCGAGGTGCTCGACCTGCCGGAGGCCCTGGAGCCGCTGGTCGAGTACTACCGGTCGATCTCCGGCGAGCACCCCGACTGGGAGGAGTACCGCGCGGCCATGGTCCGCCAGGGCAAATCGCTGGTGCGGATCACGCCGACGTCCTGGGGGCCGGTCGCCACCGGCGGGTTCCCGCCGCGCCTGGCCTGA
- a CDS encoding MFS transporter yields the protein MNGARLWPLYAAGFTTAFGAHGIAANLAVTDDGAGASLLRLGVLLALYDGAEIVLKPAFGTLADRIGPRPVLVGGLVAFVLASGAYALAAGPDGAAGTWWLLAARLGQGAAASAFSPSASALVARLTPESARGRAFGSYGFYKSIGYTLGPLLGGAVVVAGGLRSLFAVMAVLAAVVACWAALAVPRMPPLPRARQSVGDLTRRLTDPGFLRPVTALAAGTAALSAGVGFLPVSGRADGLGPVVTGAAVSLLAACAAVAQPLAGRALDAGRITAVRGLGAGLLLCAAAFALAAVPGVAPLVLAAATAGVGIGLVTPLGFTVLAGATPPERMGQTMGSAEVGREIGDAGGPLLVGAVATALSLTWGYALLAVLLAAGAGYAGRRGRAAA from the coding sequence TTGAACGGCGCGCGCCTGTGGCCGTTGTACGCCGCAGGGTTCACCACGGCCTTCGGCGCCCACGGCATCGCCGCGAACCTCGCGGTGACGGATGACGGCGCGGGCGCGTCCCTGCTCCGGCTGGGCGTGCTGCTCGCCCTGTACGACGGCGCCGAGATCGTGCTCAAACCGGCGTTCGGCACGCTGGCCGACCGGATCGGGCCGCGCCCGGTGCTCGTGGGCGGCCTCGTCGCGTTCGTCCTCGCGTCGGGCGCGTACGCCCTGGCCGCCGGGCCGGACGGCGCCGCGGGCACCTGGTGGCTCCTGGCGGCCAGGCTGGGGCAGGGCGCCGCGGCCTCGGCGTTCTCGCCGTCGGCGTCCGCTCTGGTCGCGCGCCTGACGCCCGAGAGCGCACGGGGCCGGGCCTTCGGCTCGTACGGCTTTTACAAGAGCATCGGCTACACCCTCGGACCACTCCTCGGCGGGGCGGTCGTGGTGGCCGGCGGCCTGCGGTCGCTGTTCGCGGTCATGGCCGTGCTGGCCGCCGTGGTGGCCTGCTGGGCGGCTCTCGCGGTGCCCCGGATGCCCCCGCTGCCGCGTGCCAGGCAGAGCGTGGGCGACCTCACCAGGAGGCTCACCGATCCCGGGTTCCTGCGGCCGGTGACGGCCCTGGCGGCGGGGACGGCGGCGCTGTCGGCAGGGGTCGGCTTCCTGCCGGTCTCCGGCCGGGCCGACGGGCTCGGGCCCGTCGTGACCGGTGCGGCCGTCTCCCTGCTGGCCGCGTGCGCCGCCGTCGCTCAGCCTCTCGCGGGCCGGGCGCTCGACGCGGGGAGGATCACCGCGGTCCGCGGTCTGGGCGCCGGGCTGCTGCTCTGTGCGGCGGCCTTCGCGCTCGCGGCCGTCCCTGGCGTGGCTCCGCTGGTCCTCGCGGCGGCGACGGCGGGCGTGGGGATCGGGCTGGTCACCCCGCTCGGGTTCACCGTGCTGGCCGGCGCCACACCGCCCGAACGCATGGGCCAGACCATGGGGAGCGCCGAGGTGGGCCGGGAGATCGGCGACGCGGGCGGCCCGCTCCTCGTCGGCGCGGTCGCGACCGCGCTGTCCTTGACCTGGGGTTATGCGCTTCTCGCCGTCCTGCTCGCCGCCGGCGCCGGGTATGCGGGCAGGCGGGGGCGTGCGGCGGCCTGA
- a CDS encoding GNAT family N-acetyltransferase gives MRHWPLFALRLTTPRLELRLPGLDDLDELADRAAEGVHDPAEMPFGVPWTDAPPHERARSTVQVHFRQWGTWSPGDWSCSFVTVWEGRVVGVQEMRGRDFAVTREVATGSWIGLRFQGRGIGTEMRAAVLHLAFAGLGARYATSSAFVDNPRSLAISRRLGYREDGLAVEKRRGQAVLQQRVRLSRDEWTAPDGFEIHGLEPCLPLFGA, from the coding sequence ATGCGACATTGGCCGCTCTTCGCGCTCAGACTGACGACGCCCCGGCTGGAGCTGCGCCTGCCCGGCCTCGACGACCTGGACGAGCTCGCCGACCGGGCGGCCGAGGGCGTTCACGACCCCGCGGAGATGCCGTTCGGCGTGCCGTGGACGGACGCCCCGCCGCACGAGCGCGCCCGCTCGACCGTCCAGGTCCACTTCCGGCAGTGGGGCACCTGGTCTCCCGGCGACTGGAGCTGCTCCTTCGTCACGGTGTGGGAGGGCCGGGTGGTCGGCGTGCAGGAGATGCGTGGCCGCGACTTCGCGGTCACCCGGGAGGTCGCCACCGGTTCCTGGATCGGCCTGCGCTTCCAGGGCAGGGGAATCGGCACCGAGATGCGCGCGGCCGTCCTGCATCTCGCCTTCGCCGGTCTCGGCGCCCGGTACGCCACGTCGTCCGCCTTCGTCGACAATCCGCGGTCGCTGGCGATCTCCCGGCGGCTCGGCTACCGGGAGGACGGGCTCGCCGTGGAGAAGCGCAGAGGACAGGCCGTCCTGCAGCAGCGGGTGCGCCTGTCCCGCGACGAGTGGACGGCCCCCGACGGGTTCGAGATCCACGGCCTCGAGCCCTGCCTGCCCCTGTTCGGAGCCTGA
- a CDS encoding GNAT family N-acetyltransferase, which translates to MPDPLTTPAAELPVRRLGPEDLDRCLALSQDRAWAREERKWLFLLENAEVHAIDAPSGELAGTVTLTRYGTAAAGIGMMLVATRYGGRGLGRQLMTHVLDTAGDAAVFLWATELGRPLYEKLGFETLGVTEARVGRLRPGNDPVLSRPADLDGDLDALLALDAEVFGADRAALLARLFAFAEEVRVVEDETGPTGYAVSWRSMNTLFIGPVVAGGEADARALVTDLARNADGLVRLEVERTRPGLLAWLGERGVTQAFSTSFMVHGGRPLPGDRTRMFAPMMLAMG; encoded by the coding sequence ATGCCCGACCCGCTCACCACACCGGCCGCCGAGCTTCCGGTCCGCCGGCTCGGACCCGAGGACCTGGATCGCTGCCTCGCACTGAGCCAGGACAGGGCCTGGGCCCGGGAGGAGCGCAAGTGGCTGTTCCTCCTGGAGAACGCCGAGGTCCACGCGATCGACGCCCCGTCGGGCGAGCTGGCGGGCACGGTCACGCTGACCCGGTACGGCACGGCCGCGGCGGGCATCGGCATGATGCTCGTCGCCACCCGGTACGGCGGACGCGGGCTGGGCCGCCAGCTGATGACGCACGTGCTGGACACGGCCGGTGACGCGGCCGTCTTCCTCTGGGCCACCGAGCTCGGCCGGCCGCTGTACGAGAAGCTCGGATTCGAGACGCTGGGCGTGACGGAGGCGCGCGTGGGGCGCCTGCGCCCCGGGAACGACCCCGTCCTGTCGAGGCCGGCCGACCTCGACGGCGACCTCGACGCCCTGCTCGCGCTCGACGCCGAGGTTTTCGGCGCGGACCGGGCCGCGCTGCTGGCGCGGTTGTTCGCCTTCGCCGAGGAGGTCAGGGTCGTCGAGGACGAGACGGGGCCGACGGGCTACGCCGTGTCGTGGCGCAGCATGAACACGCTGTTCATCGGGCCGGTGGTCGCCGGCGGCGAGGCGGACGCCCGCGCGCTCGTCACCGACCTCGCGCGCAACGCCGACGGCCTGGTGCGGCTCGAGGTCGAGCGCACCCGGCCGGGCCTGCTGGCCTGGCTCGGCGAGCGGGGCGTGACACAGGCGTTCTCGACGTCGTTCATGGTCCACGGCGGCAGGCCGCTGCCCGGCGACCGGACCCGCATGTTCGCTCCGATGATGCTCGCGATGGGCTGA